The Chloroflexota bacterium genome contains a region encoding:
- a CDS encoding DUF1800 domain-containing protein encodes MADGDTRSRVALLLRRAGFGASPSELERYVKLGVPGTLDELLQPEKVEEDFDGLLNSLSGHLIDLQNIEDVQTWWLYRMVRSRRPLVEKMTLFWHGHFAVSNQKVTNPLAMHAHLATLRQHSLGNLRDMLMAISRDPAMLVWLDGNTNRKGAPNENYGRELLELYTLGIGNYTEADVRAAARAFTGWNLNGAEFFFNRNQHEFGPKTFMGETADFDGGDIVNMVVGHKATAERICRKLFAFFAYPNPEPALLGSLVGAYLDSRYDIRAIVGAILRSDAFYSDESRYGHVKSPTEYVVGAVRMLGAQARERSLIALMRSMGQDILNPPNVAGWAGGRAWINPTTLLERFNFAARLATARGEPNDGGSIDPVKLLGDDVRLDDGAKVAERLAGLLDIELSPESHAALAAYVQSPLTFPPYVTGAPNPQQIQMATDARLRGAIHLAVASTENQIG; translated from the coding sequence GTGGCGGACGGAGACACGCGCAGCCGTGTGGCGCTGCTGCTGCGCCGAGCCGGCTTCGGGGCCAGCCCGAGCGAGCTGGAGCGGTACGTCAAGCTGGGTGTGCCGGGGACGCTGGACGAGCTGCTGCAGCCCGAGAAGGTCGAGGAGGACTTCGACGGCCTCCTCAACAGCCTGAGCGGCCACCTGATCGACCTGCAGAACATCGAAGACGTGCAGACGTGGTGGCTGTACCGGATGGTCCGCAGCCGCCGCCCGCTGGTCGAGAAGATGACGCTCTTCTGGCACGGGCACTTCGCCGTCTCGAACCAGAAGGTGACCAATCCGCTGGCGATGCACGCGCACCTGGCCACGCTGCGCCAGCATAGCCTGGGCAACCTCCGCGACATGCTGATGGCGATCTCGCGCGATCCAGCGATGCTCGTCTGGTTGGACGGCAACACGAACCGCAAGGGCGCGCCGAACGAGAACTACGGACGCGAGTTGCTGGAGCTGTACACGCTCGGCATCGGCAACTACACCGAAGCCGACGTTCGGGCCGCCGCCCGCGCCTTCACCGGCTGGAACCTGAACGGCGCCGAGTTCTTCTTCAACCGCAACCAGCACGAGTTCGGCCCGAAGACGTTCATGGGCGAGACGGCCGACTTCGACGGTGGCGACATTGTGAATATGGTCGTCGGACACAAGGCAACTGCCGAGCGGATCTGCCGCAAGCTGTTCGCGTTTTTCGCCTACCCCAACCCCGAGCCAGCGCTGCTCGGATCGCTGGTCGGCGCGTACCTGGACTCGAGATACGACATCCGGGCCATCGTCGGCGCGATCCTCAGGTCGGACGCCTTCTACTCCGACGAGTCGCGTTACGGGCACGTGAAGTCGCCCACCGAGTACGTGGTCGGGGCCGTCCGGATGCTCGGGGCGCAGGCCCGCGAGCGCAGCCTGATCGCCCTGATGCGCTCGATGGGGCAGGACATCCTCAACCCGCCGAACGTGGCTGGCTGGGCCGGCGGGCGGGCCTGGATCAACCCGACAACACTGCTGGAGCGCTTCAACTTCGCGGCGCGACTGGCGACGGCGCGCGGCGAGCCAAACGACGGCGGCTCGATCGATCCCGTCAAGCTGCTCGGCGACGATGTCAGGCTCGACGACGGCGCAAAGGTCGCCGAGCGGCTGGCGGGCCTGCTCGACATCGAGCTGTCACCTGAGTCGCACGCGGCGCTGGCGGCCTACGTGCAGTCGCCGTTGACCTTCCCGCCCTACGTCACGGGCGCGCCAAACCCGCAGCAGATACAGATGGCGACGGACGCCCGGCTGCGCGGCGCGATCCACCTCGCCGTCGCGA
- a CDS encoding ABC-F family ATP-binding cassette domain-containing protein: MAIVVQDLDYEHPGGGLLFSGVSFRIGDREHASLVGVNGVGKSTLLRLLARELQPSNGAIQIDGRLQYMPQQVHRGDADATVRELLAYVSPEPLRTHALELIDAERALMSDASDDAGVRYADAIAHWGEAGGYTLEGLWDRCTASVLGQTLDQAADRPVRQLSGGEQKRLALEMLLTSDCENLLLDEPDNFLDIVGKRWLERQLNALNKTVLLVSHDRELLVRATRKVVTLEGHGAWVHGESFGTYYEAREARQERLEEALQRWNDEERRLFQYFRTMKIRAASSDANASRADAAETRWRKFVEAGPPTPPVRNQRIRMRLRGSDSGRKVLECTGLEIDGLIHPFDLLIRQGERVAVLGPNGTGKSHFLRLAAGEPVRHSGMLQYGARIKVGYFSQLHEHPEWRGLTVLEILQRADISLSSSMAILARYELQPCAQQRFETLSGGQQARLQVLLLERAGANLLLLDEPTDNLDLDSSEALEHALDEFTGTVVGVTHDRWLMRSFDRFLLFDDAGEVSEAPDLDAMLPVLAGEVAVAESGRRLKRLTLAPPKAQVAATPARREKQRNRQP, from the coding sequence ATGGCGATTGTGGTGCAAGACCTTGACTACGAGCACCCTGGCGGCGGCCTGCTCTTCAGCGGCGTCTCGTTTCGGATAGGCGACCGCGAGCACGCCTCGCTGGTCGGCGTCAACGGCGTCGGCAAGAGCACGCTGCTGAGGCTGCTGGCCCGTGAGCTGCAGCCGAGCAACGGCGCGATTCAGATCGACGGTCGGCTGCAGTACATGCCGCAGCAGGTACATCGCGGTGATGCTGACGCCACGGTCCGCGAGTTGCTGGCCTACGTCTCACCCGAGCCGCTCCGAACGCACGCCCTCGAGCTGATCGACGCCGAGCGCGCCCTGATGTCGGATGCCTCGGACGACGCCGGCGTGCGGTACGCCGACGCCATCGCCCACTGGGGTGAGGCTGGCGGCTACACCCTGGAAGGGCTGTGGGATCGCTGCACGGCGTCGGTCCTCGGGCAGACGCTGGATCAGGCCGCCGATCGCCCCGTGCGTCAGTTGTCGGGCGGCGAGCAGAAGCGGCTGGCGCTCGAAATGCTGCTGACCTCCGACTGCGAAAACCTCCTGCTGGACGAGCCAGACAACTTCCTGGACATCGTCGGGAAGCGCTGGCTGGAGCGGCAGCTCAACGCGCTCAACAAGACGGTTCTGCTGGTCAGCCATGACCGTGAGCTGCTGGTGCGCGCCACACGCAAGGTCGTGACGCTTGAAGGACACGGCGCGTGGGTGCATGGCGAGTCGTTCGGCACGTACTACGAGGCCCGTGAGGCGCGCCAGGAGCGGCTCGAAGAGGCGTTGCAGCGCTGGAACGACGAGGAGCGCCGGCTGTTCCAGTACTTCCGCACCATGAAGATTCGGGCGGCATCGAGCGACGCGAACGCATCGCGGGCGGACGCTGCTGAGACCCGCTGGCGGAAGTTCGTGGAGGCCGGCCCGCCGACGCCGCCCGTTCGCAACCAGCGGATTCGGATGCGGCTGCGCGGCTCGGACTCGGGCCGCAAGGTGCTGGAGTGCACCGGCCTGGAGATCGACGGGCTGATCCACCCGTTCGACCTGCTGATCCGCCAGGGCGAGCGTGTCGCTGTCCTCGGGCCGAACGGCACGGGCAAGTCGCACTTCCTGCGGCTGGCGGCAGGCGAGCCGGTCAGGCACTCCGGCATGCTGCAGTACGGTGCGCGCATCAAGGTCGGCTATTTCAGCCAGTTGCACGAGCATCCGGAGTGGCGCGGGCTGACGGTGCTGGAGATCCTCCAGCGCGCGGACATCTCGCTGTCGTCCTCGATGGCGATCCTGGCCCGCTACGAGCTGCAGCCGTGCGCCCAGCAGCGGTTCGAGACGCTGTCGGGCGGGCAGCAGGCGCGCCTGCAAGTCCTGTTGCTGGAACGGGCTGGCGCGAATCTCTTGCTGCTGGACGAGCCGACCGACAACCTGGATCTCGACTCGTCGGAGGCGTTGGAGCACGCCCTCGACGAGTTCACGGGCACGGTGGTCGGCGTGACCCACGACCGCTGGCTGATGCGCTCGTTCGACCGGTTCCTGTTGTTCGACGATGCGGGAGAGGTCAGCGAGGCCCCGGACCTCGACGCGATGCTGCCGGTCCTGGCCGGCGAGGTCGCGGTGGCCGAGAGCGGCCGGCGGCTCAAGCGGCTGACGCTCGCCCCGCCAAAGGCGCAGGTGGCGGCGACCCCTGCTCGCCGCGAGAAGCAGAGGAACCGCCAGCCGTAG
- a CDS encoding flippase-like domain-containing protein: MLRHPALRAALAVVLVLGVGYTLWRSWNDPTLADYQWQFHPLPVGIAFLLMVCTSISTAPLWLIIYRGLGGNVSTLDGCRIFLVTNIGKYLPGKVMHAAGRVALLSERGQPASIGVTSVLVELALSLLGAALVSVISIPILLRGQGIAEHLELIGWVSWLALPAGLIGLHPRVMGPILRFASKKLPGKNTELCTDLPPYRVIILLLAGYVVLWVTMSIGLFATAHTVVGWETLSWADLPAVSGIAALSYLFGLAVPIAPAGLGAREGLMTVLLTAIGMPAPAAAVTSILYRIVSVSAELASAGLSAVLARGR, encoded by the coding sequence ATGCTGCGTCATCCCGCGCTGAGGGCGGCCCTCGCCGTCGTCCTGGTGCTCGGCGTTGGGTACACGCTCTGGCGAAGCTGGAATGACCCGACCCTCGCAGACTACCAGTGGCAGTTTCACCCGCTGCCGGTCGGCATCGCCTTCCTGCTGATGGTGTGTACGTCGATCTCGACGGCGCCACTCTGGCTGATCATCTATCGGGGGCTGGGCGGCAACGTCAGCACGCTCGACGGCTGTCGCATCTTCCTGGTGACGAATATCGGCAAGTATCTCCCAGGCAAGGTGATGCACGCGGCCGGGCGCGTGGCGCTCCTCAGCGAGCGCGGCCAGCCGGCCTCGATTGGCGTCACCAGCGTCCTGGTGGAGCTGGCGCTCTCGCTGCTGGGGGCGGCGCTGGTGAGCGTCATCAGCATCCCGATCCTCTTGCGCGGCCAGGGCATCGCCGAGCACCTGGAGCTGATCGGCTGGGTCTCCTGGCTGGCGTTGCCGGCCGGCCTGATCGGGCTGCACCCCCGCGTGATGGGCCCGATCCTGCGCTTCGCCTCGAAGAAGCTGCCCGGCAAGAACACCGAGCTGTGCACCGACCTGCCGCCCTACCGCGTGATCATCCTGCTGCTCGCCGGGTACGTGGTGCTCTGGGTCACGATGTCGATTGGCCTGTTCGCCACGGCGCACACGGTGGTCGGCTGGGAGACGCTGTCCTGGGCCGACCTGCCGGCCGTCAGCGGCATCGCGGCCCTGAGCTACCTGTTCGGGCTGGCGGTGCCGATCGCGCCGGCCGGGCTGGGCGCGCGTGAGGGATTGATGACGGTCTTGCTCACCGCCATCGGCATGCCAGCCCCCGCCGCCGCCGTCACCAGTATCCTGTACCGCATCGTGTCGGTGTCGGCTGAGCTGGCGTCGGCCGGGCTGTCGGCGGTCCTCGCTCGCGGACGGTAG